A genome region from Tolypothrix sp. PCC 7712 includes the following:
- a CDS encoding CsbD family protein, translated as MSIENRVEATAKNIEGKVQEVIGEVTGNPADKAEGKAKQAEAQVTHTTENIKDELKKAID; from the coding sequence ATGAGTATTGAAAACAGAGTAGAAGCTACCGCCAAAAATATCGAAGGTAAAGTTCAAGAGGTCATTGGAGAAGTAACTGGTAACCCAGCAGATAAAGCTGAAGGTAAAGCAAAGCAAGCTGAAGCCCAAGTTACACACACCACCGAAAACATTAAAGATGAACTGAAAAAGGCGATAGATTAG
- a CDS encoding ChaB family protein — protein sequence MAETYIAERTISSVFKEQKQVDDVIRRLLDRGVPRDHISVLGRNFQSETRIAGFITKRDVILGGLRTGAIFGSLFGSFLSLLTGVGVLFIPFVGPIVAAGPISAVLLGAATGAIAGSAGAGLISVLTALGMPEDKATIYQTRLQAGEFLLMAEVPSDRTGEFQLLLESAGGEEIHSNEKILARPCPGPCNRPEDLSPEVRSHLSNEAQRTFIERYNVTLAETSDEFTSEQAAWDAVRQQFDEDENGVWSKSKVEA from the coding sequence GTGGCAGAAACCTATATAGCAGAACGTACTATTTCATCTGTATTTAAAGAACAGAAGCAAGTTGATGATGTAATTCGGCGTTTGTTAGATCGAGGCGTACCGAGAGATCATATTTCTGTTTTGGGTAGAAACTTTCAATCAGAAACTCGAATTGCTGGGTTTATTACCAAAAGAGATGTGATTTTGGGAGGTTTAAGAACGGGAGCAATTTTTGGTTCCTTGTTTGGTTCCTTTCTCAGTTTGCTTACGGGTGTAGGTGTGCTGTTCATTCCGTTTGTTGGGCCAATTGTCGCAGCTGGCCCCATTAGTGCGGTATTACTGGGGGCTGCAACAGGTGCGATCGCAGGTAGTGCTGGTGCGGGATTAATATCAGTTCTTACGGCTTTAGGAATGCCGGAAGATAAGGCCACAATTTACCAAACCCGCTTACAAGCTGGCGAGTTTTTATTGATGGCAGAAGTCCCAAGCGATCGCACTGGCGAATTTCAATTATTATTAGAAAGTGCTGGCGGTGAAGAAATTCACAGTAATGAGAAAATCTTAGCTCGTCCTTGTCCTGGCCCTTGCAATCGCCCAGAAGATTTATCGCCAGAAGTTCGCTCGCATTTATCGAATGAAGCACAGCGCACTTTTATTGAACGCTATAACGTCACCCTCGCTGAAACTAGCGACGAATTCACATCTGAACAAGCGGCTTGGGATGCAGTGCGTCAGCAATTTGATGAAGATGAAAATGGTGTTTGGTCAAAGTCTAAGGTAGAAGCTTGA
- a CDS encoding TIGR02588 family protein produces the protein MNNQDNQHEERSLAEWLTFTAASFIITVIIGLVGFTWLNDKNQPPIVSIINKQRTRQINGQFYVPFEVINKGGDTAASVQIIAELEIKGKVTETGEQQIDFLSGGETEEGAFVFSQDPNKGKLTIRVASYKLP, from the coding sequence ATGAATAATCAAGATAACCAGCATGAAGAGCGATCGCTTGCTGAATGGCTCACATTTACTGCTGCTTCATTTATTATCACAGTAATTATCGGATTGGTGGGATTTACTTGGCTAAATGACAAAAATCAACCCCCCATAGTATCCATCATCAACAAACAAAGAACGCGCCAAATTAATGGACAGTTTTATGTCCCTTTTGAAGTGATCAATAAAGGTGGAGATACAGCCGCATCAGTACAAATCATCGCTGAGTTAGAAATTAAGGGCAAAGTTACAGAAACCGGGGAACAACAAATAGACTTTTTATCTGGCGGTGAAACAGAAGAAGGAGCATTTGTATTTAGCCAAGACCCCAACAAAGGTAAGTTAACTATCCGCGTTGCTAGCTATAAATTGCCCTAG
- a CDS encoding nucleoside hydrolase, whose product MSKQLVLMDHDGGVDDYLATMLLLTMDHVELLGVVVTPADCYVQPAVSATRKILDLMGFSHIPVAESTVRGINAFPYLYRRDSFVVDHLPILNQNETMKTRLVAETGQDFMVKVLREATAPVTLMVTGPLTTVATALDQAPDIEAKIQKIVWMGGALNVPGNVEKNWEPGQDGSAEWNVYWDAVSAARVWESQIEIIMCPLDLTNNVPVTSDLVQKMGKQRHYPISDLAGQCYALVIPQDYYFWDVLATAYLGHPEFYQLREWETEIITTGPSQGRTKVVSGGRKIYAMDQVDKEAFYAYILQQWAR is encoded by the coding sequence ATGTCCAAACAACTTGTATTAATGGATCACGATGGCGGTGTGGACGACTATCTAGCAACTATGCTGCTGTTGACGATGGATCATGTGGAATTACTGGGTGTGGTTGTGACTCCGGCTGATTGCTATGTGCAACCTGCTGTTAGTGCTACGCGTAAAATTTTAGACTTGATGGGATTTTCGCATATCCCGGTGGCGGAAAGCACGGTGCGGGGTATTAACGCTTTTCCTTATCTCTATCGCCGTGATTCTTTTGTAGTTGATCATCTCCCAATTCTCAATCAAAACGAAACCATGAAAACACGCTTGGTTGCAGAGACAGGGCAAGATTTTATGGTGAAGGTTTTGCGTGAGGCGACTGCACCAGTAACGTTGATGGTAACAGGGCCATTGACTACAGTGGCAACAGCTTTAGATCAAGCACCAGATATTGAAGCGAAAATTCAAAAGATTGTTTGGATGGGGGGTGCTTTAAATGTTCCTGGAAATGTAGAAAAAAATTGGGAACCAGGACAAGATGGTTCTGCGGAATGGAATGTTTATTGGGACGCAGTTTCTGCAGCGCGGGTGTGGGAAAGTCAAATTGAAATTATTATGTGTCCTTTGGATTTAACTAATAATGTACCCGTAACATCAGATTTAGTGCAAAAGATGGGAAAGCAACGTCACTATCCTATTTCTGATTTGGCGGGACAGTGTTATGCCTTAGTTATTCCCCAAGACTATTATTTTTGGGATGTGTTGGCGACGGCTTATCTAGGACATCCAGAATTTTATCAATTACGGGAATGGGAAACAGAAATTATTACTACTGGGCCAAGTCAAGGACGGACTAAAGTAGTGTCTGGTGGGCGCAAGATTTATGCAATGGATCAAGTAGATAAAGAAGCTTTTTATGCTTATATCTTGCAACAATGGGCAAGGTAA
- the rbsK gene encoding ribokinase produces the protein MSIIVFGSINIDLVATVPRLPNPGETLLGHNFVQVPGGKGANQAVALARLGIPTHMVGRVGTDSFGSELLYNLQNSGVETENVSIDENVSSGVAAIAVDDRGENQIIVIPGANGRVNQEDVERLSDLLPNSTAILLQFEIPLAAVVAAAKAAHQAGVKVILDPAPAQSHVPDELYSLVDIITPNEVEAGQLVGFPVNNEESAKAASAVLLQRGVKCAIVKLGAKGVFCATAEESFFVPVFPIQVVDTVAAGDAFNGGLAAALYEGLALRQAVVWGAAAGALAATKSGAQTSLPDKLTFDAFLKERGV, from the coding sequence ATGAGTATTATTGTTTTTGGTAGCATCAATATTGATTTAGTCGCCACAGTACCTAGATTGCCAAATCCGGGAGAAACATTATTAGGACATAACTTTGTGCAAGTTCCCGGAGGTAAAGGTGCAAATCAAGCTGTTGCACTGGCACGTTTGGGAATTCCCACTCACATGGTTGGGCGTGTAGGTACAGATAGTTTTGGCTCAGAATTACTATACAATTTACAAAACTCTGGTGTAGAAACTGAAAATGTTTCTATTGATGAAAATGTCAGTTCGGGAGTAGCTGCGATCGCAGTCGATGATAGAGGTGAAAATCAAATCATTGTGATTCCTGGTGCGAATGGGCGTGTCAATCAAGAAGATGTAGAGCGATTGTCTGATTTATTACCAAATAGCACCGCAATACTTTTACAATTTGAAATTCCACTGGCTGCTGTGGTGGCTGCGGCGAAAGCAGCGCATCAAGCAGGAGTAAAGGTGATTCTCGACCCTGCACCCGCACAATCTCATGTGCCAGATGAACTTTATTCCCTAGTAGATATCATTACACCCAATGAGGTGGAAGCAGGGCAATTAGTGGGGTTTCCTGTAAATAACGAAGAGTCAGCAAAAGCAGCCTCTGCGGTTTTATTGCAACGGGGCGTTAAATGTGCGATCGTCAAACTCGGCGCTAAGGGCGTTTTTTGTGCCACTGCTGAAGAAAGTTTCTTTGTCCCAGTCTTTCCCATTCAGGTTGTAGATACAGTTGCGGCTGGTGATGCTTTTAATGGTGGTTTAGCTGCTGCGCTTTATGAAGGGCTTGCTTTACGCCAGGCGGTGGTTTGGGGTGCGGCTGCAGGTGCTTTAGCTGCGACAAAATCAGGGGCGCAAACTTCCTTACCTGATAAGTTAACGTTTGATGCGTTTTTAAAGGAGAGGGGAGTTTAG
- a CDS encoding GlsB/YeaQ/YmgE family stress response membrane protein — protein MNLLAWVVLGIIAGAIAKAIYPGRQGGGILSTMVLGIIGALIGGTLVSFLSPPGATFAAATLSIPSLIIAVIGAIIAIFLWGLITSRSSY, from the coding sequence ATGAACCTTCTTGCTTGGGTTGTTCTTGGTATTATTGCTGGTGCTATAGCTAAAGCTATTTACCCAGGTCGTCAAGGTGGCGGAATTCTTTCGACAATGGTTTTAGGTATAATTGGTGCTTTGATTGGAGGAACTTTAGTTTCTTTCTTGAGTCCACCAGGAGCAACATTTGCTGCTGCTACTCTCAGTATTCCTAGTCTAATTATTGCTGTCATTGGCGCAATAATTGCTATTTTCTTATGGGGCTTAATAACTAGTCGTAGCAGTTATTAA
- a CDS encoding TIGR02587 family membrane protein, translating to MSKKYRQKNIWKSEINDIIRGTCGGFLFGIPLLYTMEVWWIGSLAKPAMMMLAIALMFIGVFLVNQAEGFRKRRHGRRAYEDIIDTIEAMAIGLACSSFMLFLLQELTPQTSLREALGKIIFESVPFTLGVALANQFLGDTDSTNTERQTTQKQWSNLHATLSDLGATLIGATVIAFNIAPTDEIPMLAATVSPPWLLAIIATSLVISYGIVFQAGFSDQQKRRQQKGIFQRPSSETIMSYLVSLLAAALMLWFFQKLSLSDPWTMWLDHTLMLGLPATIGGAAGRLAI from the coding sequence GTGTCTAAAAAATATCGTCAAAAAAATATATGGAAAAGTGAGATTAATGACATCATTAGAGGTACTTGTGGAGGCTTTTTGTTTGGTATTCCCTTGTTGTACACAATGGAAGTATGGTGGATTGGATCGCTAGCAAAACCAGCCATGATGATGTTAGCGATCGCATTAATGTTTATTGGCGTGTTCTTAGTTAACCAGGCAGAAGGCTTCCGCAAACGCAGACATGGTAGACGAGCTTACGAGGATATAATAGATACTATAGAAGCAATGGCGATCGGGCTAGCTTGCTCTAGCTTTATGCTATTTTTATTACAAGAACTGACACCGCAAACTTCTCTGAGAGAAGCACTAGGCAAAATCATCTTTGAAAGTGTACCATTTACTCTTGGTGTAGCATTAGCTAATCAATTTTTAGGGGATACTGATAGTACCAATACTGAAAGGCAAACAACTCAGAAACAATGGAGTAACTTACACGCCACCCTCTCCGATTTAGGTGCCACTCTTATTGGTGCGACCGTAATTGCATTTAACATTGCCCCCACAGATGAAATTCCCATGCTAGCAGCCACAGTATCACCTCCGTGGTTACTAGCAATAATCGCTACATCACTAGTGATTTCCTATGGCATAGTGTTTCAGGCAGGTTTTTCCGACCAGCAAAAGCGCAGACAGCAAAAAGGAATTTTTCAACGCCCATCAAGCGAAACCATTATGTCTTATTTAGTTTCACTGTTAGCCGCTGCGTTGATGCTGTGGTTTTTTCAAAAGTTGAGTTTGAGTGACCCCTGGACAATGTGGTTAGATCACACTTTAATGTTAGGGTTACCTGCAACCATTGGTGGTGCAGCTGGCAGGTTAGCAATATGA
- a CDS encoding NAD(P)/FAD-dependent oxidoreductase, giving the protein MTSKLEKKAPHQVVIIGGGFGGLYTAKHLANANVNVTLIDKRNFHLFQPLLYQVATGALSPADISSPLRSVFSKSKNTQVLLGEVSDIDPKAQKVFLNDKEVPYDTLIVATGANHSYFGKDNWQKFAPGLKTVEDAIEMRRRIFGAFEAAEKETDPEKRRALLTFVIVGGGPTGVELAGAIAELAYKTLKEDFRNINTSEAKIVLLQGGDYILPHISQDLSVVAAKSLRKLGVDIQTNTRVTNIENDIVTYKQGDEITSIPSKTILWAAGVQGSPMGRVLAKRTGVECDKAGRVIVEPDLTIKGYDNIFVIGDLGNFSHQDGKPLPGVAPVAKQQGEYVATLIQLRLQGYNLPPFHYNHVGSLAMIGQNLAIVDLGFLKLTGFLAWVFWLVVHIYFLIEFDTKLLVVFQWAWNYITRNRRSRLITNREAFVEIKTVTNPNAVNNIVVTTSELHTSKDKGNLVGNTTP; this is encoded by the coding sequence ATGACAAGCAAACTTGAAAAGAAAGCACCACATCAAGTGGTCATCATTGGCGGCGGTTTTGGTGGACTATATACAGCAAAGCATCTTGCTAACGCAAATGTAAACGTTACTCTCATCGATAAACGTAACTTCCACCTATTTCAGCCGCTTTTATATCAAGTTGCCACAGGTGCGCTCTCACCTGCTGATATTTCCTCACCATTGCGATCTGTATTCAGCAAAAGTAAGAATACACAAGTGTTGCTGGGAGAAGTAAGCGATATCGATCCCAAAGCACAAAAAGTTTTCTTGAACGATAAAGAAGTACCTTACGATACATTAATTGTGGCTACAGGTGCTAACCACTCCTATTTTGGTAAAGATAACTGGCAAAAATTTGCCCCTGGCTTGAAAACTGTTGAAGATGCGATTGAAATGCGTCGCCGGATCTTTGGCGCTTTTGAAGCCGCAGAAAAAGAAACTGATCCTGAAAAACGCCGTGCTTTGTTAACCTTTGTGATTGTGGGTGGTGGCCCTACAGGGGTAGAATTAGCAGGTGCGATCGCAGAATTGGCATACAAAACCCTCAAAGAAGATTTCCGCAACATTAACACCTCAGAAGCGAAAATTGTCTTATTACAAGGTGGCGATTACATCCTGCCACACATTTCACAAGATTTATCAGTAGTAGCAGCAAAATCTCTACGCAAATTGGGTGTGGATATTCAAACCAACACCAGAGTCACAAATATTGAAAATGACATCGTTACTTACAAGCAAGGCGACGAAATCACCTCTATTCCCTCAAAAACTATCCTGTGGGCTGCTGGTGTGCAAGGTTCGCCAATGGGGAGAGTTTTAGCAAAACGTACAGGTGTAGAGTGCGATAAAGCTGGACGTGTGATTGTTGAACCAGACTTGACTATCAAGGGTTATGACAACATTTTCGTCATCGGAGATTTAGGCAACTTCTCCCATCAAGATGGTAAACCCTTACCTGGTGTTGCACCTGTAGCTAAACAACAAGGTGAGTATGTAGCCACACTCATTCAACTACGACTCCAAGGTTATAATTTGCCACCATTCCATTACAATCACGTCGGTAGTTTGGCGATGATTGGGCAGAATTTAGCCATTGTCGATTTAGGCTTCCTCAAACTCACAGGTTTCTTAGCTTGGGTATTTTGGTTAGTAGTTCACATCTACTTCTTAATTGAATTTGACACTAAATTACTAGTAGTCTTCCAGTGGGCGTGGAACTATATCACTCGTAACCGTCGCTCTAGATTGATTACAAATCGCGAGGCTTTTGTAGAAATCAAAACTGTTACCAATCCTAATGCTGTTAACAATATCGTGGTTACTACTAGCGAGTTGCATACATCTAAAGATAAAGGTAATTTAGTTGGCAATACTACACCTTAA
- the ftsH3 gene encoding ATP-dependent zinc metalloprotease FtsH3, with the protein MNKRWRNAGLYALLFIVVIALGTAFFDKQPQSREPLRYSQFIQEVEKGRIDKVSLSADRSTALVTSRDGNKKVVTLVNDPDLINTLTAKGVDISVLPQTDEGFWFKALSSLFFPVLLLVGLFFLLRRAQSGPGSQAMNFGKSKARVQMEPQTQVTFGDVAGIDQAKLELNEVVDFLKNADRFTAVGAKIPKGVLLVGPPGTGKTLLARAVAGEAGVPFFSISGSEFVEMFVGVGASRVRDLFEQAKSNAPCIVFIDEIDAVGRQRGAGLGGGNDEREQTLNQLLTEMDGFEGNTGIIIIAATNRPDVLDAALLRPGRFDRQVVVDRPDYAGRSEILKVHARGKTLAKDVDLDRIARRTPGFTGADLSNLLNEAAILAARRNLTEISMDEINDAIDRVLAGPEKKDRVMSEKRKTLVAYHEAGHALVGALMPDYDPVQKISIIPRGRAGGLTWFTPSEDRMDTGLYSRAYLENQMAVALGGRIAEELIFGEEEVTTGASNDLQQVARVARQMITRFGMSDKLGPVALGRQQGNMFLGRDIMSERDFSEETAAAIDEEVRKLVDVAYARAKEVLVNNRHILDQIADMLVDKETVDADELQEILANNDVKTAAFA; encoded by the coding sequence GTGAATAAAAGATGGAGAAACGCGGGGCTGTACGCACTGCTCTTTATAGTTGTAATTGCTTTAGGAACAGCATTTTTTGATAAGCAACCCCAAAGCCGAGAACCATTACGCTACAGCCAATTTATTCAAGAAGTTGAAAAAGGCAGAATAGATAAAGTCAGTTTAAGTGCAGACCGTTCTACAGCCCTGGTTACATCTAGAGACGGTAATAAAAAAGTAGTCACATTAGTCAATGACCCTGACTTAATTAATACTCTTACTGCCAAAGGCGTTGATATTTCTGTTTTGCCTCAAACCGACGAAGGATTTTGGTTTAAGGCATTAAGTAGCTTATTTTTCCCTGTATTGCTTCTAGTTGGCTTATTTTTCTTACTACGTCGTGCTCAAAGTGGCCCTGGTAGCCAAGCTATGAACTTTGGTAAGTCTAAAGCCAGAGTGCAAATGGAACCTCAAACTCAGGTTACTTTTGGTGATGTCGCTGGTATTGACCAAGCCAAGCTGGAATTAAATGAAGTCGTAGACTTTTTGAAGAACGCCGATCGCTTTACCGCCGTTGGTGCCAAAATTCCTAAAGGTGTATTACTCGTTGGCCCTCCAGGGACAGGTAAAACCCTCCTAGCTCGTGCGGTTGCTGGGGAAGCTGGTGTACCATTCTTCTCTATCTCTGGTTCCGAGTTCGTAGAAATGTTTGTGGGTGTGGGTGCTTCCCGCGTCCGTGACTTGTTCGAGCAAGCCAAATCTAATGCTCCCTGTATCGTCTTCATCGATGAAATTGACGCAGTAGGTCGTCAACGGGGTGCTGGTTTAGGCGGTGGTAACGATGAACGGGAACAAACCCTCAACCAGCTACTTACCGAAATGGACGGCTTTGAAGGTAACACTGGTATCATCATTATCGCGGCTACCAACCGTCCCGATGTACTAGATGCAGCGCTGTTGCGTCCCGGTCGTTTTGACCGTCAGGTAGTAGTAGACCGTCCCGACTATGCTGGACGTAGCGAAATTCTCAAAGTTCACGCTCGTGGTAAAACCTTAGCTAAAGATGTGGACTTAGACAGAATTGCTCGCCGTACCCCTGGTTTCACTGGTGCAGATTTATCCAACTTGTTAAATGAAGCCGCAATTTTAGCAGCACGGCGGAATTTAACTGAAATTTCGATGGATGAAATCAACGACGCAATTGACCGCGTGTTAGCTGGCCCAGAGAAGAAAGACCGCGTCATGAGCGAAAAGCGCAAGACTTTGGTTGCATATCACGAAGCCGGTCACGCCTTAGTGGGTGCGTTGATGCCAGATTATGACCCAGTACAAAAAATTAGCATTATTCCTCGTGGTCGTGCAGGTGGTTTAACTTGGTTTACTCCTAGCGAAGACCGGATGGATACTGGCTTATACAGCCGCGCTTATTTGGAAAACCAAATGGCAGTAGCTTTAGGTGGCCGGATTGCTGAAGAATTAATCTTTGGGGAAGAAGAAGTTACCACTGGTGCTTCTAATGACCTACAACAAGTAGCCCGTGTTGCTCGTCAAATGATCACCCGCTTTGGAATGAGTGACAAACTAGGGCCCGTAGCTCTGGGTCGCCAGCAAGGTAATATGTTCCTTGGCCGCGATATCATGTCAGAGCGTGACTTCTCAGAAGAAACAGCAGCTGCCATTGATGAAGAAGTCCGCAAACTGGTAGATGTAGCTTATGCTCGCGCCAAAGAAGTATTAGTCAATAACCGCCACATCCTCGACCAAATCGCGGATATGCTGGTTGACAAAGAAACAGTAGATGCCGATGAATTGCAAGAAATTTTGGCAAACAACGATGTCAAAACTGCCGCTTTTGCATAA
- a CDS encoding HIT family protein has protein sequence MKQQKNIFSHLTAIERTSLSFPAQYLLNQNLLQGKILDFGCGFGNDVKILRDKGCDITGYDPYYCPQYPQEKFDTIICFYVLNVLFSEEQASVLMEVAHLLQPGGKAYYAVRRDIKKEGFREHYVHKKPTYQCIVRLPFNSIYLDDIREFYEYRHYNHQRNSSNNCLFCNPYTHLKLLTESATAYAIFDGYPLSKGHILVIPKRHVSNYFDLPFKEQSACWFMVNKVQEMLKVEFNPDGFNVGINVNRAAGQNMMHVSIHIIPRYKGDTVGVKSGMRNVIPKKI, from the coding sequence ATGAAACAGCAAAAAAATATATTTAGCCATCTCACCGCTATAGAAAGAACTAGCTTGTCATTTCCAGCACAATATTTATTAAATCAAAACCTGCTTCAAGGCAAAATATTAGATTTTGGTTGTGGCTTTGGTAATGATGTGAAAATATTGCGGGACAAAGGCTGTGATATTACAGGTTATGACCCTTATTATTGTCCCCAATATCCTCAAGAAAAATTTGACACAATCATTTGCTTTTATGTATTAAATGTGTTGTTTTCTGAAGAACAAGCTAGCGTACTCATGGAAGTAGCACATCTATTGCAGCCAGGAGGTAAAGCTTATTATGCAGTGAGGAGAGATATCAAAAAAGAAGGTTTTAGAGAACATTACGTTCATAAAAAACCTACATATCAATGTATTGTAAGACTTCCTTTCAATTCTATTTATTTAGATGACATTCGGGAGTTTTATGAATATCGGCATTACAATCACCAACGCAACTCCTCCAATAATTGTCTATTTTGCAATCCCTATACACATTTAAAACTATTAACAGAATCCGCAACTGCTTATGCAATTTTTGATGGCTATCCCCTCAGTAAAGGACATATTTTAGTTATTCCTAAACGCCATGTGAGCAATTATTTCGACCTACCATTTAAAGAACAATCTGCTTGCTGGTTTATGGTCAACAAAGTCCAAGAAATGCTCAAAGTAGAATTTAATCCTGATGGCTTTAATGTGGGAATCAACGTCAATCGCGCCGCAGGTCAAAATATGATGCACGTCAGTATCCATATTATCCCGCGTTACAAAGGTGATACTGTAGGTGTTAAAAGTGGGATGAGAAATGTGATTCCTAAAAAGATATAG
- a CDS encoding aminotransferase class IV — MEEVLESAVIVAEERRIYLIYWYNGQLIESQTLELNINDPGLLYGATIFTTMRVYENSLDSRLTHWTLHCDRLLFSLKTFGWQQPDWNRIRQGAEMLLQHFPILRITLFPDGREWITGRLLPENLSEKQANGVVCAIVSAEYDRTLASHKTGNYLSPWLARNSSLTSSAQEAILVDQAGNWLETSTGNLWGWRDGCWWTPPLAEGILPGIVRSQLVKWLQSQQQQVKEEPWTMELVKEFAAIAYTNSVVEFLPIHTVHQPAGSLQYNPHHSSFQLLRSFFSMTTSPFWYTLR, encoded by the coding sequence ATGGAAGAAGTACTAGAATCAGCCGTAATAGTTGCTGAGGAAAGACGAATTTATCTGATTTACTGGTACAACGGTCAATTAATTGAATCCCAAACCCTAGAATTAAACATTAACGATCCAGGGTTACTTTATGGGGCGACGATTTTTACTACGATGCGGGTTTATGAGAATTCGCTGGATAGTAGATTAACTCACTGGACTTTACATTGCGATCGCCTACTATTCTCTCTCAAAACTTTTGGTTGGCAACAACCAGACTGGAATCGGATACGTCAAGGTGCGGAAATGCTGCTACAACATTTCCCCATTCTCAGAATTACCCTATTCCCTGATGGACGGGAATGGATAACGGGTAGGTTATTACCAGAAAATTTAAGTGAAAAACAAGCAAATGGAGTAGTTTGCGCCATTGTCAGTGCAGAATACGATCGCACTCTGGCTTCTCATAAAACTGGTAATTACTTAAGCCCTTGGTTAGCCAGAAATAGCAGCCTAACCTCATCTGCTCAAGAAGCGATTTTAGTCGATCAAGCAGGAAATTGGCTAGAAACCAGCACTGGTAACCTTTGGGGTTGGCGTGATGGTTGTTGGTGGACACCGCCTTTAGCTGAAGGAATTTTGCCAGGAATTGTGCGATCGCAACTTGTAAAATGGCTGCAATCCCAGCAGCAACAAGTAAAAGAGGAACCCTGGACAATGGAGTTAGTCAAGGAATTTGCAGCGATCGCCTACACTAACTCTGTGGTGGAATTCCTCCCTATCCATACCGTTCACCAGCCTGCTGGGTCGCTACAATATAATCCTCACCATTCTAGTTTTCAATTGCTCAGGAGTTTTTTTAGCATGACAACGTCACCATTTTGGTATACGTTAAGATAA
- a CDS encoding Dps family protein encodes MPKPNIGLTEQQRQGVINLLNQDLADSYVLLVRTKKYHWDVVGPQFRTLHQLWEEHYEKLTENIDAIAERIRTLGGYPVGTLEGFLKIATLKEKAGQVPTATGMVAQLVEDHEQVIRNLREHVNSSSEEFNDEGTADFLTGLMEEHEQIAWMLRSFIEGQALEATSKPSAADTQTPVGV; translated from the coding sequence ATGCCTAAACCAAACATAGGATTAACAGAACAACAGCGTCAAGGTGTCATTAATTTGCTCAATCAAGATTTAGCAGATTCTTATGTGCTGTTAGTTAGAACTAAAAAGTATCACTGGGATGTTGTTGGCCCTCAGTTTCGTACTCTGCACCAACTATGGGAAGAACACTACGAGAAACTAACTGAAAATATTGATGCCATAGCAGAGCGGATTCGGACTTTGGGTGGTTACCCTGTTGGGACATTAGAGGGATTTTTAAAGATTGCTACCCTGAAAGAAAAAGCTGGACAAGTTCCGACAGCTACAGGAATGGTAGCTCAACTAGTAGAAGATCATGAGCAGGTAATTCGTAACCTGAGAGAGCATGTGAATAGCTCTAGCGAAGAATTTAATGATGAAGGAACTGCTGACTTTTTAACTGGATTGATGGAAGAACATGAGCAGATTGCTTGGATGCTGCGCTCCTTTATTGAAGGACAAGCATTGGAAGCAACCAGTAAACCTTCAGCAGCTGATACTCAAACTCCTGTAGGTGTATAG
- a CDS encoding nucleoside deaminase has protein sequence MDEFIQAAIQEAKQGRQEGGIPIGSVLVKDGKILGRGHNKRVQDGDPVTHAEIDCLRNAGRVGNYRGTTLYSTLMPCYLCAGAVVQFGIKKVIAGESRTFPGAKEFMISHGVEVIDLGLDECEQMMSEFIETNPELWNEDIGK, from the coding sequence ATGGATGAATTTATACAAGCTGCAATTCAAGAAGCAAAACAAGGTAGACAAGAAGGGGGAATTCCCATTGGTTCAGTGCTTGTCAAAGATGGCAAAATTCTCGGCAGAGGACACAACAAGCGCGTACAAGATGGTGATCCTGTTACCCACGCCGAAATTGATTGTCTCCGCAACGCCGGAAGAGTTGGTAACTACAGAGGTACAACACTCTATTCAACCTTAATGCCATGCTACTTATGTGCTGGCGCAGTCGTGCAATTTGGCATTAAAAAAGTCATCGCCGGAGAATCGAGAACCTTTCCAGGTGCTAAAGAATTTATGATATCTCACGGCGTAGAAGTAATTGATCTCGGTCTAGATGAATGCGAACAAATGATGAGCGAATTTATCGAAACGAATCCCGAATTGTGGAATGAGGATATTGGGAAGTAG